GCGACCCAAAACCTCATCATCGCCGAGAACGACCACGCCGTCATGTTCGCGGGCTTCGGGCACCGCTACCCCACCCTAGAGATCTTCTCCACGTCCTCCACCGCGGAGCCGTGGAAGCAGACCCCCGAGGAGGTCCGCGGCATGAGCGACATGGTGCACGCGGCCCACGCCGCCACCGGCCCCGACGTGCCCTGCAACGAGGAGTGGCACCACAAGCCCGCGGACCTCGACATGCCGATGCCGTGGCGCATCATGCTCAAATGGCGCGTGTCCAACCTCGCGGGCTTCGAGGGCGGGACCAAGATCTACCTCAACACGCTCTCGCCGTGGAACATCCGCGACCGCATCGTGAGCACCATGTACGCCCTGCGCGACGAGGGCCGGGTCTCCCCCGACCTGCGGATCGCCACCGAGTGCAAGGTTAAGCGCAACAGCCTGCGCTACAACCCGTTCCTGTAGCCTGGTTCGCGCCGACGCGGTCGCAAAAGGCCGCGTTGTTTCTTCATTCAGGTTTACCTAATGTTGAAGCCATGTCCATCGCGAGCTTCCTCAACTCCCTCACCCCTGCCACCTGCGACCTTAGCTGGCAGGAGGCGGCGTACCAGCACATGCACCGGTACCCGGAGCTCTCGGGGCGCGAGGAGAAGACCGCGGCGTTCATCCGCGCGCAGCTGGATCGTTTCGACTGCCGGGTGACCACGGACGTGGGCGGGCACGGCCTCGTCGCGGTCTTCGACAACGGCGAGGGGCCGGTCGCGCTCATGCGCGCCGACTTCGACGGACTACCGGTCAAGGAGGAGACGGGTGCTGAGTTCGCCTCCACCGAGCGGGTGGTCATCGACGACGTCCCCACTCCCGTCATGCACGCCTGCGGCCACGACATGCACACCACCGGCCTGCTCGGCGCCTGCCAGATCCTTGACGGCCACCGCGAGGCGTGGCGCGGCACCTTCGTCGCGGTCTTCCAGCCCAGCGAGGAAAACGGCGCGGGCGCCCAGGCCATGGTCGCGGACGGGCTCTCGGAGATGATCCCCCGCCCCGACGTCTGCTTTGGCCAGCACATCGTCGCGGGCCCCGCGGGCGCGGTCATGAGCATGCCCGGCGCGGCCCTAGCCACCTGCGACTCCATCGAGATCCGCCTGACCGGCAAATCCGCGCACGGTTCGATGCCCCACAACTCGATCGACCCCACCTACGTCGCGGCCATGATCGTGGTGCGCCTGCAGGGCATCGTCGGCCGCGAGATCGCCCCGCACGAGTTCGCCGTGGTCTCCGTCGGCACCCTGCAGTCGGGCCACTCGAACAACACCATCCCGGGCGAGG
This is a stretch of genomic DNA from Corynebacterium vitaeruminis DSM 20294. It encodes these proteins:
- a CDS encoding amidohydrolase, encoding MSIASFLNSLTPATCDLSWQEAAYQHMHRYPELSGREEKTAAFIRAQLDRFDCRVTTDVGGHGLVAVFDNGEGPVALMRADFDGLPVKEETGAEFASTERVVIDDVPTPVMHACGHDMHTTGLLGACQILDGHREAWRGTFVAVFQPSEENGAGAQAMVADGLSEMIPRPDVCFGQHIVAGPAGAVMSMPGAALATCDSIEIRLTGKSAHGSMPHNSIDPTYVAAMIVVRLQGIVGREIAPHEFAVVSVGTLQSGHSNNTIPGEGRIVLNCRSYSEKIRTKLYAAIERVVRAECAASGMTVSPTISYFAHGPLTYNSPHVFTRVREQFDGVFGPDSFTAKPWTASEDFSNLPDAFGAPYLFWTVGATPREQWEAAVAADAVETTVPVNHMSTFLPDFHPTVTACTKAAATAVLTYLGNPNL